One genomic segment of Oncorhynchus mykiss isolate Arlee chromosome 10, USDA_OmykA_1.1, whole genome shotgun sequence includes these proteins:
- the bscl2 gene encoding seipin: MGGVTGPVFLWLQVVLGVTLHRARRTLLQAAILFCVLALLVWVAVFLYGSFYYSYMPTVSFSTPVHYHYSSDCDAPNSVLCSFPVANISLLKNGKDQVMIYGQPYRISLELEMPESLVNKQLGMFMIKMSCYTNDGQTVAAVVRSAMLHYRSSLLETLNTLLFSPLLLTGMTEQKQLVEVELFSHYKANSYQPTVGAVIEIQSQRVQVYSVQLRIHAFFTGIRYLLYNFPVTSAVIGVASNFAFLSVIVLFGYLQFIWGGLWPPEQVRVRVMMGDTTRMQWRREEARKRMSFSQTKIPQKDNDHVAEQLEEPRQEASVIQKGEGVTV; the protein is encoded by the exons ATGGGTGGTGTAACGGGACCAGTTTTCCTGTGGCTGCAAGTTGTGTTGGGGGTAACTCTCCACAGAGCCCGTCGTACTTTACTGCAGGCTGCTATCCTCTTCTGCGTTTTAGCGCTGCTGGTCTGGGTGGCCGTCTTCCTCTATGGTAGCTTCTACTACTCCTATATGCCCACCGTCAGCTTCTCTACACCAGTGCACTACCACTACAG TTCCGACTGTGATGCTCCCAATTCCGTCCTCTGCTCTTTCCCTGTGGCTAACATCTCACTGCTGAAGAATGGCAAAGACCAG GTTATGATCTATGGTCAGCCATATCGAATCTCTTTAGAGCTGGAAATGCCTGAGTCGCTTGTCAACAAACAGCTTGGCATGTTCATGATTAAGATGTCTTGCTACACCAACGATGGCCAGACAGTTGCAGCTGTGGTGCGCTCT GCTATGCTGCACTACCGCTCTAGTCTTCTGGAGACCTTGAATACTTtactgttctctcctctcctgctaaCTGGGATGACGGAGCAGAAGCAGCTCGTTGAGGTTGAGCTCTTCTCACACTACAAGGCCAATTCT TATCAACCCACTGTTGGCGCTGTCATTGAGATTCAGTCTCAGCGGGTGCAGGTCTATTCAGTTCAGCTCAGGATCCATGCTTTCTTCACTGGCATCAG ATACCTCCTGTACAATTTCCCGGTGACGTCTGCAGTGATCGGTGTGGCCAGCAACTTTGCCTTCCTCAGTGTCATTGTGCTCTTTGGATACCTACAGTTTATATGGGGGGGACTTTGGCCTCCCGAGCAGGTCAGAGTCAGG GTTATGATGGGAGACACGACTCGCATGcagtggagaagagaagaggctCGGAAGCGCATGTCCTTCTCACAAA CTAAAATTCCCCAGAAAGACAATGATCATGTTGCTGAGCAGTTGGAAGAACCTAGACAAGAAGCATCAGTAATACAGAAAGGTGAGGGTGTGACTGTGTGA
- the LOC110533985 gene encoding nuclear RNA export factor 1: MSTADDSRYHNDHDDRVGGQTFRNRKGRGPFRAHMYSDQGPGAPGTRTRYRGGQKGGGGQGPRARFDDEDGDVAMTDSNSQDGSSQHRFNPYGRPNRRGDDRFDRGRRGGGGGGHRGRGNNRGDGGGDGRNTWFKIFVPYGKKYDKDWLITALQSICSIPFTPVNYQVEGNRAQFYIDDSITANALLKISRKITDKEGYKVTVLMNPCPPPPGLQSELKPADLEHLKQCMAKRFDHSQQALDLNNIRIDPDLVSQNIDVTLNRKNSMHAVIKIIEENIPELVCLNISNNKLFRLDDLSELVNKAPNLKTLNLSHNELKTERELDRIKGLKLVELWLERNPLCDYFKDHASYISTVRERFPRLLKLDGQDLPPPIVFDVEVTPAALPPCKASYFCSEEIKTPILAFLQQYYSVYDSGDRQPLLDAYHDGATFSLSMFITMQNPSRCSLGDYHKDTRNLKKLKDPSTRFRLLKHTRLNVVAFLNELPKTHHDTASLNVDVNTFTNTLLSFTVTGVFKEVEGKSRDSVRAFSRVFITVPAGGTSLCIVNDELFVRNATTEEIRRAFVAPAPTPSSSPVPTLSAPQQEMLSAFSLKSGMNLEWSQKCLQDNEWDFNRAGQVFTDLKAHGKIPDVAFIK, encoded by the exons ATGTCAACAGCCGACGATTCACGTTACCACAACG ATCATGATGACAGAGTTGGAGGACAAACGTTTCGCAACCGCAAAGGCAGGGGTCCTTTTAGGGCCCATATGTATAGTGACCAGGGGCCAGGAGCACCAGGGACAAGAACAAGATATCGTGGTGGCCAAAAAGGCGGTGGCGGCCAGGGACCCAGAGCGAGATTTGACGATGAGGATGGAGATGTGGCAATGACAGACAGCAACTCCCAAGATGGGTCCTCCCAACACAGATT TAACCCTTACGGAAGGCCGAATCGCCGTGGTGATGACCGCTTTGATCGTGGCCGCAGAGGTGGCGGTGGAGGAGGTCACAGGGGTCGTGGTAATAACAGAggggatggaggtggagatggCCGCAATACCTGGTTCAAGATATTT GTCCCCTATGGAAAGAAATATGACAAAGACTGGCTCATAACAGCACTGCAGAGTATCTGCTCTATACCCTTCACCCCAGTAAAT TACCAAGTAGAGGGCAACCGAGCACAGTTCTATATTGACGATTCCATCACTGCGAATGCCTTGTTAAAGATATCTCGGAAGATCACAGACAAAGAAGGCTACAAG GTGACTGTACTGATGAATCCCTGTCCTCCACCCCCTGGTCTTCAGTCTGAACTAAAGCCAGCAGATCTGGAGCACCTAAAG CAATGCATGGCTAAACGCTTTGATCACTCTCAACAAGCCCTGGACTTGAACAACATCCGGATAGACCCAG ACCTGGTTTCCCAGAACATTGATGTGACATTGAACAGAAAGAACTCTATGCACGCTGTTATTAAGATAATTGAGGAGAACATTCCAGAG CTTGTTTGTCTGAACATCAGCAACAACAAGCTGTTTAGGCTGGATGACCTGTCAGAGCTGGTCAACAAGGCTCCAAACTTGAAGACACTCAATCTTTCTCATAATGAG TTAAAGACAGAGCGTGAGCTGGATAGGATCAAGGGTCTTAAGCTGGTGGAGCTATGGCTGGAGAGGAATCCCCTTTGCGACTATTTCAAGGACCATGCTTCTTACATAAG CACGGTGAGAGAGAGGTTCCCCAGGCTTCTCAAACTG gATGGTCAGGATCTGCCCCCTCCTATAGTCTTTGATGTGGAGGTGACTCCTGCTGCCCTTCCACCCTGCAAG GCCAGCTACTTCTGCTCAGAAGAGATCAAGACTCCCATCCTCGCCTTCCTACAACA atactacagtgtgtatgactCCGGGGACAGACAACCTTTGTTAGATGCCTACCATGATGGAGCGACCTTCTCCTTGAGCATGTTCATTACCATGCAGAACCCATCCAG GTGCAGTCTCGGAGATTACCATAAAGACACTCGGAACCTGAAAAAGCTCAAAGATCCCT CCACACGATTCCGCTTACTGAAGCACACCCGTCTGAATGTGGTGGCTTTCCTGAACGAACTGCCCAAAACGCACCATGACACTGCATCGCTAAATGTGGACGTCAACACCTTCACT AACACGTTACTGTCGTTCACAGTCACTGGAGTGTTCAAAGAAG TTGAAGGTAAATCCCGAGACTCTGTCAGAGCTTTCTCTCGGGTGTTCATCACAGTGCCGGCTGGAGGGACAAG TCTTTGCATAGTAAACGACGAGCTTTTTGTTCGTAATGCTACAACTGAGGAGATCCGGCGGGCCTTTGTTGCACCCGCCCCCACACCATCCAGCAGCCCTGTCCCCACCCTCTCAGCTCCCCAGCAAGAGATGCTTTCTGCCTTCTCCCTAAAGTCCGGCATGAACCTGGAATGGTCCCAGAA ATGCCTGCAGGACAATGAGTGGGATTTCAACCGAGCAGGGCAGGTCTTCACAGACCTTAAG